Proteins from a single region of Arctopsyche grandis isolate Sample6627 chromosome 1, ASM5162203v2, whole genome shotgun sequence:
- the Zasp52 gene encoding Z band alternatively spliced PDZ-motif protein 52 isoform X4, with protein MAQLLNIRLNRPESCPLGFRLQGGKDFGTPLVIQKVNGGSPAEKAGLQAGDSVIKVNTTDVFNLRHKEAQDVIVRAGQNFDITVQRGGSTWKPSVTPVGALPTPAGGKSFNSMSPVTQTSLKANNQPAQNIGSGYNNAAKPFNYMNGNGDSVKSIVNKQYNTPVGIYSEETIAETLSAQAEVLAGGVLGVNFKKNEKIYDSEKSEVFKMLQEADNEPEPEATIQTPTGGTVTGLRHVMAPVTRPEAPANNTGGLPPGQNICEECERLIIGVFVRIKDKNLHVECFKCATCGSSLKNQGYYNLNGKLYCDIHAKMVARQNPPAPNLDPVTILPKLPSSTISSALSSHSVPLPPLSNPIPPAFSGNGPSPFSPTGDQTDNSLTLKLENVEAFASLLTNGDAEKNNNNVVTQSLSNSCTNPNQSSNINNYNTLEKNESLNKKNIGIVSDAKSTNGMSHLHNVNSPVSFNNMLNTTNSVYKKVIPPHMGGQYKPSNNISGPKPFGAPISPVAPLSACSISPRSVPSVASAPISPASTLQRPIQQALVAQPLPDEANNTQEMNAKLLSDAMKNGITRNTLMRQLAKNAFDGNFEIGIQRKIKPGDHISNMASKIKDTVVMKHPLNNSTITNSAIEASKYPKGNTENGIHNYNHMNGLNLNMNNETCRKQEPPAPQIVFTCGTVPPPPPLPKIKQEYQNLTPQKTNGNAFSSPSLSQSSSPLTSLSGSGSLSPSYDKQTTHQADSNIPPRQLTSALLNKMLLKDIINKEKVETENKSPKSFSNLNVNRNIAESFELKNDKQTKLKINNDENIIPYNVANMSLESNEVVNLVNGDKTENNNDFPVQLREKKRNLIDDKKSGKRDSHIVTRPLSTIASVDIVDKSNPVCTQCNKQITRGPFISALGRIWCPEHFVCVNNTCRRHLQDIGFVEENGQLYCEYCFEQFIAPACDKCHAKIKGDCLNAIGKHFHPECFCCAYCGKLFGNNPFFLEEGLPYCEADWNELFTTKCFACGFPVEAGDRWVEALNNNYHSQCFNCTMCKKNLEGQSFYAKGGRPFCKNHAR; from the exons gTGAACGGTGGTAGTCCAGCGGAGAAAGCTGGTCTCCAAGCCGGAGATTCGGTCATTAAAGTCAACACGACTGATGTTTTCAATCTCAGGCACAAGGAAGCTCAAGATGTCATCGTTAGGGCTGGACAAAACTTTGATATCACAGTTCAGAG GGGAGGAAGCACATGGAAGCCGAGCGTAACGCCTGTTGGAGCATTACCGACTCCAGCTGGTGGTAAATCTTTCAATTCAATGTCACCCGTCACTCAAACATCATTGAAAGCCAACAACCAACCAGCTCAGAATATCGGGTCTGGATACAACAACGCAGCCAAGCCTttcaattat ATGAACGGCAATGGAGACTCTGTCAAAAGCATTGTAAACAAACAATATAACACTCCAGTGGGTATTTACAGTGAGGAAACCATTGCTGAAACACTCTCCGCTCAAGCCGAAGTTTTAGCTGGAGGAGTATTAGG AGTGAACTttaagaaaaatgaaaaaatctatGATTCCGAAAAGAGCGAAGTCTTCAAAATGTTGCAAGAAGCCGATAATGAACCCGAACCag AGGCCACAATACAAACTCCAACAGGAGGCACCGTAACAGGTCTTAGGCACGTGATGGCACCAGTGACACGACCCGAAGCTCCAGCCAACAATACCGGCGGATTGCCACCAGGCCAGAATATTTGCGAGGAGTGTGAAAGACTAATTAT cgGTGTCTTTGTACGTATCAAGGATAAGAATCTGCATGTTGAATGCTTCAAATGTGCTACATGTGGCTCTTCTTTGAAGAATCAAGGCTACTACAATTTGAATGGAAAGTTATATTGTGACATCCACGCTAAGATGGTAGCTAGGCAAAATCCACCAGCACCCAATCTTGATCCTGTTACCATATTACC gaAATTGCCATCTAGCACAATTTCGTCTGCTTTGTCGTCGCACTCTGTACCTCTGCCACCCCTCTCCAATCCGATACCACCAGCATTTTCTGGCAACGGACCATCTCCGTTTTCG CCTACAGGAGACCAAACTGACAACTCACTTACGTTGAAATTAGAAAACGTCGAAGCTTTCGCGTCATTGTTGACCAACGGGGACGCtgaaaaaaacaataacaatgTTGTTACCCAATCACTATCTAACTCATGCACGAACCCAAATCAATCAtccaatattaataattataacacCCTGGAGAAGAATGAAAGTCTTAATAAAAAGAATATCGGCATTGTGTCCGATGCGAAATCAACGAATGGGATGTCTCACTTACATAATGTTAACTCACCGGTCAGCTTTAATAATATGTTGAATACCACTAACAGTGTGTATAAAAAAGTAATTCCACCTCACATGGGAGGTCAATATAAG CCATCCAACAACATTTCTGGTCCAAAGCCATTTGGAGCGCCTATTTCACCTGTCGCTCCTCTGTCTGCGTGCTCCATTTCTCCACGCTCTGTGCCATCTGTTGCATCTGCTCCAATTTCTCCTGCATCGACGCTCCAGAGACCTATACAGCAAGCTCTGGTTGCTCAACCACTTCCAG atgAAGCTAACAACACGCAAGAAATGAACGCTAAACTACTATCCGATGCCATGAAAAATGGAATAACAAGAAATACCCTCATGAGGCAATTGGCGAAAAACGCTTTCGATGGAAACTTTGAAATCGGGATACAGCGCAAAATCAAACCAGGCGATCACATCTCAAATATGGCTAGCAAAATTAAGGATACAGTTGTAATGAAACATCCCTTGAACAATTCCACAATAACGAATTCAGCAATAGAAGCAAGCAAATACCCTAAAGGAAATACCGAAAACggaatacataattataatcacaTGAATGGTctcaatttgaatatgaataatGAAACTTGTAGGAAACAAGAACCTCCAGCTCCACAAATAGTGTTTACGTGCGGAACAGTACCTCCACCTCCACCATTGCCCAAAATAAAACAAGAGTATCAAAACTTAACACCACAAAAAACTAATGGAAACGCTTTCAGTTCACCTTCGCTCAGTCAAAGCTCATCACCATTAACAAGCTTATCAGGTAGTGGTTCACTATCACCGTCATATGATAAACAAACAACACACCAAGCCGACTCGAATATTCCACCGCGTCAACTCACATCAGCTTTGCTGAATAAGATGCTTTTAAAAGACATAATCAACAAAGAGAAAGTAGAAACTGAAAATAAATCTCCAAAATCATTCTCAAACTTAAACGTAAATCGAAATATTGCGGAAAGTTTTGAACTTAAAAATGATAagcaaacaaaattaaaaatcaacaatgatgaaaatataattcctTACAATGTTGCAAACATGTCGTTGGAATCAAATGAAGTCGTCAATCTAGTGAACGGTGATAAAACCGAAAACAACAATGATTTCCCAGTACAATTGAGGGAGAAGAAGAGAAATCTTATAGACGATAAAAAATCAGGCAAACGAGATTCACACATTGTAACTAGGCCACTTAGCACAATTGCATCGGTGGACATAGTGGACAAATCTAATCCTGTTTGCACCCAATGTAATAAACAAATCACCAG AGGTCCATTCATAAGCGCATTGGGCCGTATATGGTGTCCAGAGCACTTCGTATGCGTCAACAACACGTGCCGACGTCATTTACAAGATATTGGATTCGTGGAAGAGAATGGACAACTCTATTGCGAATACTGCTTTGAACAATTCATTGCTCCAGCCTGTGACAAATGTCACGCCAAAATCAAAGGC GATTGCTTGAATGCTATTGGCAAGCACTTCCACCCAGAATGCTTCTGTTGCGCTTACTGTGGAAAACTCTTTGGAAATAATCCCTTCTTCTTAGAAGAAGGACTTCCATATTGCGAGGCTG ACTGGAATGAGCTGTTCACAACCAAGTGTTTCGCGTGCGGATTCCCCGTAGAGGCTGGAGACAGGTGGGTGGAGGCCCTCAACAATAACTACCACAGTCAGTGCTTCAACTGCACG aTGTGCAAAAAAAATCTCGAAGGACAGAGTTTCTACGCCAAGGGAGGACGTCCATTCTGCAAAAACCATGCTCGCTAA
- the Zasp52 gene encoding Z band alternatively spliced PDZ-motif protein 52 isoform X3, whose amino-acid sequence MSVESLSNEKIAQKTQQSTLVSESSHMQSESAILYQSKTSEPIQTTFNPPLPEPNLKTIDETIQKSECSTQSNEYQESKVNIKHKESICSAEVSNINERKSPLECIETIGEAIDSQNLVLTLTSGNLTPRPPSPTPEDVCSPLIEKKSFDEELNTIQNIGEVESEKTETISEKNTQSIKESETCKTEVKSVDNTRCAVTNIAASKESQTSVITNIAPKTFDNSLVSALTIAPERPFSPLPPTTQAPNICSIPNNEAIKTQEILCEPSANKIVSTSETIQERKIETTSTVTTNSETECKRLFSSIPPIKAYVPSKPSTEPISMPEETVPYFPPDIQIKVEPRPPRTGAVSPFVAALTIAPARPYTPLGSQPIERGSLVEALTVAPQRPFTPANIEPTPDSVCPAVCPKMTCSKPQASVPQECFKPIATQPCQTSAMQTSKAPIQTVCQIQSTQSSAFKPVVKTVQTFPPPPPEEFAEPIRASFPPVSDELKSNFSSNVKHTSESVTMQAMSTESHQMSHRQEFKQQEMKQQSSSVTEFAQSMFEQSETLTSTAKRNTSGLHKPVVLPCYQQNLEQLPSQRGKTPEIINEPPILQKPVTPTIAPDTIDPHVKKIQPPQVMEKTIDCNQNVTSSKQITSILKTSHESQQKMIDFHKDMPISMTFQPVTEEAYSRTTPTIRSRPVTPSSINKPAPLIPHYQMNLVAVEHFAPGTNLFEPSSPDVSRSPTPKLRSRSPAVGPPPNPLKAHAPRLQEDSVQQHQSHSLLSQATSNLRKEHDVKTNFQSGVEVYNTSGAKNWAKNQQSTVKTQQLSKIGFHQSEAMAESNSYNSVSEASFVNQQSMQQRSESQAVYDSGNTSVQRTKKVFEEFERTQSAKVIEIQRSSDGVVTKSVSQQLPSNISQSALTCQSYSQRSIQSSNIQSKSLEFNASSNRQPCTVTNAINQLNMSSKPQPICEHPTFPNSGANNKTSGPVCDPTPSTGGAGSGAGRGKTFGVSSAPKRGRGILNKAAGPGTRVPLCAHCNGHIRGPFISALGRIWCPEHFVCVNNTCRRHLQDIGFVEENGQLYCEYCFEQFIAPACDKCHAKIKGDCLNAIGKHFHPECFCCAYCGKLFGNNPFFLEEGLPYCEADWNELFTTKCFACGFPVEAGDRWVEALNNNYHSQCFNCTMCKKNLEGQSFYAKGGRPFCKNHAR is encoded by the exons ATGAGCGTGGAGTCGCTTTCAAACGaaaaaattgcacaaaaaaCACAACAAAGCACACTTGTAAGTGAATCTAGTCATATGCAATCTGAATCTGCAATACTATATCAGTCTAAAACTAGTGAACCGATACAAACCACATTCAATCCGCCATTGCCTGAGCCAAATTTAAAAACTATTGATGAAACAATTCAAAAATCTGAATGTTCTACACAGTCTAATGAATATCAAGAATCAAAAGTTAATATTAAGCACAAAGAATCCATCTGTTCTGCAGaagtttcaaatataaatgaaagaaaatcaCCTTTagaatgtattgaaacaatCGGTGAAGCGATAGATTCTCAAAATTTGGTCTTAACTTTAACATCTGGAAATTTGACACCACGTCCTCCATCTCCAACTCCAGAAGACGTCTGTAGtcctttaattgaaaaaaaatctttcgaTGAAGAACTAAACACTATTCAAAACATTGGTGAAGTAGAATCTGAAAAGACTGAAACTATCagtgaaaaaaatacacaatcgATTAAAGAATCCGAAACATGCAAAACTGAAGTAAAATCAGTAGATAATACTAGATGTGCTGTGACTAACATTGCCGCATCAAAAGAGAGTCAAACATCTGTAATAACAAATATAGCACCGAAAACCTTTGATAATTCATTAGTATCAGCTCTAACCATAGCTCCAGAAAGACCTTTCTCTCCATTACCTCCAACAACACAAGCTCCAAACATATGTTCAATCCCAAATAACGAGGCTATCAAAACACAGGAAATATTATGTGAGCCTTCTGCAAACAAAATTGTTTCTACTTCAGAAACTATACAAGAACGAAAAATTGAAACAACCTCAACTGTTACTACCAATTCAGAAACAGAATGTAAACGACTTTTTTCTTCAATTCCTCCAATCAAGGCATATGTACCTTCCAAACCAAGTACGGAGCCTATTTCAATGCCCGAAGAAACTGTACCATATTTCCCACCagatattcaaataaaagttgAACCGAGACCACCAAGAACGGGAGCAGTTTCACCATTTGTAGCGGCACTAACCATTGCACCAGCTCGTCCTTATACACCATTGGGTTCTCAACCGATCGAAAGGGGATCACTCGTGGAAGCTCTCACTGTTGCACCACAGCGACCATTCACACCAGCTAACATTGAACCGACACCTGATTCGGTATGCCCTGCAGTGTGTCCAAAAATGACATGCTCGAAACCTCAAGCATCTGTTCCACAAGAATGTTTTAAACCCATTGCTACTCAACCTTGTCAAACTTCAGCTATGCAAACATCGAAAGCTCCTATTCAAACTGTATGTCAAATTCAATCGACACAATCGTCCGCTTTCAAGCCAGTCGTTAAGACTGTCCAAACCTTTCCTCCACCTCCACCTGAGGAATTTGCTGAACCGATTAGAGCCAGTTTTCCTCCTGTGAGTGAtgaattgaaatcaaattttaGCAGCAATGTCAAACATACTTCAGAATCAGTCACAATGCAAGCAATGTCAACAGAATCGCATCAAATGTCCCATAGGCAAGAATTCAAGCAGCAAGAGATGAAGCAACAATCTTCTTCTGTAACTGAATTTGCACAATCTATGTTTGAACAATCTGAAACGCTTACATCAACAGCCAAGAGGAACACATCTGGATTGCATAAACCAGTAGTTTTACCATGCTATCAACAAAATCTTGAACAATTACCTTCACAAAGGGGAAAAACTCCTGAAATCATAAATGAACCACCAATACTTCAAAAACCTGTCACCCCAACAATAGCTCCTGATACAATTGACCCACAcgttaaaaaaattcaaccaccACAAGTAATGGAAAAAACTATTGATTGTAATCAAAATGTTACATCCTCTAAACAAATTACTTCAATATTGAAAACGAGTCATGAATCACAACAAAAAATGATCGATTTTCACAAAGATATGCCGATATCGATGACTTTCCAACCTGTAACAGAAGAAGCTTATTCGCGAACAACTCCAACAATCAGAAGTAGACCTGTAACGCCTAGTTCAATTAATAAACCAGCTCCTTTAATACCGCACTATCAGATGAATTTAGTGGCTGTTGAGCATTTCGCTCCAGGTACAAATTTATTTGAGCCATCAAGTCCAGATGTTAGCCGTTCGCCAACACCTAAACTTCGGTCTCGTTCTCCAGCTGTAGGACCACCACCAAATCCGTTAAAGGCTCATGCCCCACGTTTACAAGAAGATTCAGTTCAACAACACCAATCTCATTCACTATTATCTCAAGCAACATCAAATCTTCGCAAAGAACATGATGTTAAAACAAACTTCCAAAGCGGAGTTGAAGTTTATAACACTTCAGGAGCTAAAAATTGGGCTAAAAATCAACAATCAACTGTCAAAACACAACAACTCTCTAAAATAGGTTTTCATCAATCGGAAGCAATGGCAGAATCAAATTCATATAACAGCGTGAGCGAAGCTTCATTTGTAAATCAACAAAGTATGCAACAACGGAGCGAGTCTCAAGCAGTGTACGATTCCGGAAATACTTCTGTTCAAAGAACAAAAAAAGTTTTCGAGGAGTTTGAAAGAACACAGTCAGCAAAAGTTATAGAAATTCAAAGGAGTTCTGATGGCGTTGTCACAAAATCCGTATCCCAACAACTCCCATCAAACATTTCACAATCTGCCTTGACTTGCCAAAGCTATTCCCAAAGAAGCATCCAATCTAGTAATATTCAAAGTAAGTCACTGGAATTCAATGCCTCATCCAACCGTCAACCTTGCACCGTAACAAATGCTATAAACCAACTCAATATGTCCTCTAAACCTCAACCCATCTGTGAACATCCTACCTTTCCCAATAGCGGTGCTAACAATAAAACCAGTGGCCCGGTATGTGACCCCACCCCCTCCACAGGTGGTGCTGGCAGTGGAGCGGGACGTGGCAAGACTTTCGGCGTATCATCAGCACCTAAACGCGGCAGAGGTATCCTGAACAAAGCTGCTGGACCGGGTACTCGTGTTCCACTGTGTGCTCACTGCAATGGACACATTAG AGGTCCATTCATAAGCGCATTGGGCCGTATATGGTGTCCAGAGCACTTCGTATGCGTCAACAACACGTGCCGACGTCATTTACAAGATATTGGATTCGTGGAAGAGAATGGACAACTCTATTGCGAATACTGCTTTGAACAATTCATTGCTCCAGCCTGTGACAAATGTCACGCCAAAATCAAAGGC GATTGCTTGAATGCTATTGGCAAGCACTTCCACCCAGAATGCTTCTGTTGCGCTTACTGTGGAAAACTCTTTGGAAATAATCCCTTCTTCTTAGAAGAAGGACTTCCATATTGCGAGGCTG ACTGGAATGAGCTGTTCACAACCAAGTGTTTCGCGTGCGGATTCCCCGTAGAGGCTGGAGACAGGTGGGTGGAGGCCCTCAACAATAACTACCACAGTCAGTGCTTCAACTGCACG aTGTGCAAAAAAAATCTCGAAGGACAGAGTTTCTACGCCAAGGGAGGACGTCCATTCTGCAAAAACCATGCTCGCTAA